Genomic segment of Ruegeria sp. TM1040:
GATCCAGCAGCAATATCTGCGAGCGCAGTTCACTTACTGGCAGGAGGCGGCGCATAATCCAACCTCGAGCACCTATGGCGGTGCGATGGTGGACCTGAGCCATGCGTATGTCTGGGCATGGGATGCGCGTCCCTTTCCCGCCTTTCCCAACCGGGTGGAGGTCTGGGACGACGGCGAGAATTACGCGCGCGGGCATTGGCTCAACGGGCGCGCGGGGCAGCGCACGCTGGCCTCTGTGGTGGAGGAGATCTGCCGGGAGGCGGGCGTGACGGAAATCGACGCAAGCCAGCTCTGGGGCATTGTGCGGGGCTATGCGGTCTATGATGTGGCGCAGGCGCGCAGTGCCTTGCAGCCCCTGATGCTGCGCCACGGCTTTGACGCCATAGAGCGCGACGGCAAGCTGATCTTCCGCCTGCGTGACGGGCTGCATGCGCTAAATCTTGAGCCGGAGGCGCTGGCAGTGCTGCCAGAGATGGACGGCGATCAGGAGCAAAGCCGTATGCCTGAGGCAGAGCTGATGGGCCGGGTGCGCCTGCGCTTTGTCGAATGGGGGGGCAGCCATGACACGGTCGCCGAAGAAGCGGTGCTGCCGGACGAGGCCACCCATGCGGTCAGCCAGAATGACCTGCCCATGGCGCTGACACGTGCTGAGGGGCGGCAGGTGGTGCAACGCTGGCTGGCGGAGGCGCGGATTTCGCGCGACACCGCACGTTTTGCGCTGCCGCCCTCCATGGCGCTGGAGGTTGCGGCGGGGGACGTGGTGCGACTTCCGGGGCAGGACGGCGAAGGGGCGGCGCGCTACCGGGTGGACCGGGTGGAGCAGGCCGAGGCGCAGATCCTCGAGGCCGTGCGCATTGAACCCGTGGTCTACCAGCCGCTCGCCACGGCGGAGGATCTGCCGCGTGACACCGCCTTTGCCGCACCAACGCCGGTGCTGCCGCTGTTTCTCGATCTGCCGTTGATGCGCGGGGATGAGGTGGCCCATGCGCCCCACGTCTGCGCCACGGCCCGCGATTGGCCGGGGGCGGTGGCACTCTACGGGGCGGATCTGGGCGGGGATTTCCAGCTCGAAGACCTCTTGCCCGCCCGTGCGACCGTCGGGATCACGCAGACCGATCTTTTGGCCGGGCCGGTGGGACGCTGGGATCGTGGCGCGGATCTTGAGGTGGAGCTGATTGCCGGCACGCTCGAAAGCCGCGACGGGCTGTCGGTGCTGGGCGGGGCCAACCGGCTGGCGATTGGCGATGGCAGCCCGGATACGTGGGAAGTCATCCAATTTGCAGAGGCCGAGTTGATCGCGCCCGGGCGCTACCTGATCCGGGGCCGTCTGCGTGGCCAGTACGGCAGCGACGCGGTGATGCCAGAGGTCTGGCCTGCGGGTTCTTATGTGGTGCTGCTGGACGCTGCCGTCGAACAGCTGGATCTCGCGCTCTCGGACCGCCGGATCGCACGGGACTATCGATTTGGACCCTCGCGGCGCGCCTATGATGATCCCGCTTATGTGGGGCTCTCTGCGGCCTTTGACGGGATCGGCCTGCGCCCCTATGCGCCGGTGCATCTGAGGACGGCGCAGACCCTTGGCGCCGACATGGGGTTTGACTGGATCCGGCGCACCCGGATCGAGGGCGACAGCTGGGACCTCGAGGAGGTGCCGCTTGGCGAGGAGACAGAGGCTTATCGCGTGCGGGTGCGCTCTGGTGCAACGATTTTGCGCGACGTGCGTGTCACCGTGCCCGCATGGACCTATTCTGCGGCAGAGCAGGCCAGTGACGGCGTGCAGGCCGGGGATGTGGTGGAGGTGGCGCAGATCTCGGCCCGGTTTGGCGCCGGGGCGGTGGCGCAGTGGGCGCTGGCATGAGGCCGGTGCCTTGTGCGACGGACATTCTGCGCCCGGTGCTCTGGGAGGACATCCGAAGCCTTGCGCGCGCGCTTCTGGCGCATCCGGCGCAGCGCCGGGGCGCGCTCTGCCAGGAGATCCTGAAGGGGGCGGCGCGGGCACGGGTTTACGCCGCCGCGACCGGGCGCTGCCATCCGCGCTGGGGCGATGGATCGGTGGATCGGGCGGCGCGCCGGTTTCCGCTGGCGCCGGAGCCGTTTCCCGGCGCGCCGGACTATGCGGGATGCCTGCAAATGGCGCTTGCGGCCGCTCAGCACCGCAAACCCTAAGCGATAACCTGGAAACGATCGGACCACAAAAAACGCCCCGGCGCGATGCGACCGGGGCGTTTCAAATCTCGATCCGTCAAAAGAGGCGGGCAGCGCCCCCTTTGTCCGATGCTTAGGCCAGAGCCAGATCGGTTGCGGATTCGCGGCCGTCACGACCGGACTGGATCTCGAAGGTCACTGCCTGGCCGTCGGCCAGACCGGTCAGACCGGAGCGTTCCACTGCGGAGATGTGCACGAACACGTCGTTGGAGCGGCCTTCAACCGCGATGAAGCCGTAACCTTTGGTGGAGTTAAACCACTTCACGGTACCATTAGCCATTTTCAAAGTTCCTTTTGGTCTTTGTCGCCCGCAACGTGCGGCGACCCGGCAGCTTAACGTCGAAAGCGGTCGGGTAGACAGAACTTCGAAAGTATAAGGTTGCTCCTCTCTTTTGACCTTAAATCAGAGTCGTGACAAGTAGGTTTCTGGGGCTTTCACGTTGGGTTTGCGAGAACTTGCCTCAAGAAAACAAGGGTTTTTACCACGTTGTTACATTTCAAGCGATGATGGGAGACATCACGGGATTGCGCTTGGCAATTGAGGACATAGATAGCTAGGCTAGGAACCCGGAGTGTCGCGAGATACTGACATTTCGCCCGGATCGCGCGGGAGCGCTGCAAAAGCAAGGACCAAGCCTATGTTGGATACACATAAGGCCGTGAGGCAAATCGACCCTGTCTGGGGCCGGATCACCGAAGAAGCGGAAAGAGCCGTCGCAGAACAACCCTTGATGGGTGGGCTGATTCATGCCTGCATTCTCCACCACAAGACGCTCGACAAGGCGCTGAGTTACCGGATTGCGGCCAAGCTCTGTTCCAACGAGATGTCGATGGTGATCCTGCGCGAGATCGTTGATGGCGCTTATGAGGCCGAGCCCGCGCTGGTTGAGGCCGCGCGCGCCGACCTGATGGCCGTCTTTGAGCGCGACCCTGCCTGCCACCGGCTCTTGCAGCCGATCCTCTACTTCAAAGGCTATCAGGCCATTCAGGCCTACCGCGTGGGCCATTGGCTCTGGCAGCAGGGCGATTGGGACCTGGCCTATTTCTTCCAGATGCGGATCTCCGAGATCTTTGGCGTCGATATCCATCCGGCGGCGAAGATCGGCAAGGGGATCATGATCGACCACGCCCATTCCATCGTGATCGGGGAAACCGCCGTGGTGGGGGACAATGTGTCGATGCTGCATTCGGTGACGCTGGGCGGGACCGGCAAGGAAGAAGAGGACCGTCACCCCAAGATCGAGGATGGCGTGCTGATCGGTGCGGGCGCCAAGGTGCTGGGCAATATCCGCATCGGTCACTGCTCGCGCATTGCGGCGGGGTCCGTGGTGCTGCAGGAGGTGCCGCCCTGCAAGACCGTGGCCGGGGTGCCCGCAAAGATCGTGGGCGAGGCGGGCTGCGATCAGCCCTCCGTCAGCATGAACCAGGTGCTTGCGGGGAAATAGCGCTGCGGCGCGGGCCGCGGCGTCTGGCGCGCTCGCTTCCACGTCGATGCGAACAGAGGGGTCGGACCAGTCCGGCCCCTTTGCGTTTTTGGCCCGCGCGGGATTTGGCAAATGCGCAAGCAGGCTCTAGGCTCCTGAGGGATCAACAGCGAGACGGGGAGGCAGCCGCATGACGGCCTATATCATCGGCCAGTTGCAGATTCAGTCGCGGGACTGGATGGAGGAATACTATGCCAAGGTGCCGCAGGTGCTCGAAGCGCATGGCGGGCGTTTTTTGGTCCGAGGGGGAGACCCGGCGCGCATGGAGGGCATGGATCCGACGCCGGATGCGGCTGTGGTTCTGGAGTTCCCCGACCGCGCCCATGCAGAGGCGTTCTGGAATTCGGATGCGTTTCAAGCGCTTGCGCAGCTGCGCCGGACTGGCTCCTCGCTGAACGCGATCCTGGTGGATAAGCTCCCCGACGCCTGATGCATGCCGGAGAAGGCCGTGCGCTGGCGCGGGATGCGCAGTTGGCACAGCGCTCAAGACGGGGCCCGGCAGATCGAAGAAGCAGATAGAAAAAGGGCCGGACGTCTGTGTCCGGCCCTTCTGCGTTCGGTGTGAGTCGCAGCCGATCAGGCCAGCATCACCATCGGGTTTTCCAGATTGTCGACGATGGCCTTCAAGAGGTCCGCGCCCAATGCGCCGTCGATCACGCGGTGATCCACGGACATGGTGACGCTCATGACGGTGGCAACGGTCAGCTCGCCATCGGCGCCCACCACGGGTTTCTTGACGCCGGAGCCGACGGCCAGAATACCCGCATGCGGCGGGTTCACGATGGCGTCGAAATTGTCGATGCCGAACATGCCGAGGTTGGAGATCGCGAAGGAGCCGCCCTGGTATTCATGCGGCGCAAGCTTGCGGTCGCGCGCACGGGTGGCGAGGTCTTTCATTTCGCTCGACAGGGCCGACAGCGACTTCATGTCGGCGTCTTGCAGGACCGGCGTGAAGAGACCGCCGTCGATGGCGACCGCAACGGCCACATCGGAGGCTTTCATCTTGAGCACACGATCCCCGGCCCACACGGCGTTGGCGTCCGGCACCGATTGCAGCGCCAGCGCCACGGCCTTGATGATGAAGTCGTTGACCGAGAGCTTCACACCGCGGCCTTCAAGCTGCTTGTTGAGCTGCGCGCGGAATTTCAACAGCGCGTCGAGCTGGATGTCGCGGCGCAGGTAGAAATGCGGGATGGTCTGCTTGGCTTCGGTGAGACGCGCGGCAATGGTCTTGCGCATCCCGTCGAGTTTGACTTCCTCGAAGCTGCGGCCCTCGTACATCTTGGCCACCTGATCGGCGGAGGGGCCGGCGGGGGCTGCGACTGGCGCGGGGGAGGCACTTGCCGCAGGGGCGGCGGCAGCCTGCGCGTCGGTCTGTGCGTCGGCCTTGGGCGCGGCGGTGGCGTTTTCCACGTCCACCTTGATGATGCGACCACGGGGGCCGGAGCCTTTGATGGCGCTCAGGTCGAGTCCCTTGTCGGCAGCGATGCGACGCGCCAGTGGCGAGGCAAAGATGCGCGAGCCATCTGCCGCAGCGGGCGCTGCCGGGGCAGGGGTTGCCGCAGCCGGGGCGGCGGCTTTCTCGGCGGCGGCAGGCGCCTCCTCGGCAGCCGCGTCAGCGGCGGGGGCCGCTTCCGGTGTTGCCGCCGATGTGTCGATATCATCGGCGCTTTCGCCGTCTTCCAGCAGCACCGCGATGGGGGTGTTGACCTTCACACCCTCGGAGCCTTCGGCGATCAGGATCTTGCCAACGACACCTTCGTCCACGGCCTCGAATTCCATCGTGGCCTTGTCGGTTTCGATTTCGGCAATCAGATCGCCAGAGGAGACGGTGTCGCCTTCTTTGACGAGCCATTTCGCCAGCGTGCCTTCCTCCATGGTGGGAGAGAGGGCGGGCATGAGAATTTCAGTGGGCATCCTTGCTCTCCTTAGCGGTAGGTCACTTGCTTCACGGCTTCGATCACCTCGTCGGTGGTGATCAGCGCGTGTTTTTCGAGGTTGGCAGCATAGGGCATCGGCACGTCCTTGCCGGTGCAGACCGCGACGGGCGCATCGAGATAGTCGAACGCCTGTTGCATCACCTCGGAGGCGATGTAGGAGCCAACGGAGCCCTGCGGCCAGCCTTCCTCAACAGTGACCAGACGGTTGGTCTTCATCACCGATTTGATGACGGTGGGCAGGTCCATCGGGCGCAGGGTGCGCAGGTCGATGACCTCGGCGTTGATGCCGTCCTCGGCCAGCTTGTCCGCCGCGTCAAGCGCGTAGGTCATGCCGATGCCGAAGGACACGATGGTCACATCATCGCCCTTGCGCCAGATCTTCGCCTTGCCGAAGGGCACGGTGTAGTCATCAAGCTTGGGCACCTCAAAGGATTTGCCGTAGAGGATCTCATTCTCGAGGAAAATCACCGGGTTGGGGTCGCGGATCGCCGATTTCAGCAGGCCTTTGGCGTCGGCAGCGGAGTAGGGCATCGCCACTTTGAGGCCGGGGATCTGCATGTACCAGGCCGCATAGTCCTGAGAGTGCTGGGCAGCCACGCGGGCGGCGGCGCCATTGGGGCCACGGAACACCATCGGTGCGCCCATCTGACCACCGGACATATAGAGCGTCTTGGCGGCAGAGTTGATGATGTGGTCAATCGCTTGCATGGCGAAGTTGAAGGTCATGAACTCCACGACCGGGCGCAGGCCCCCGAAGGCCGCGCCGGTGGCGATCCCGGCAAAGCCATGTTCGGTGATCGGGGTGTCGATCACGCGTTTGGAGCCGAATTCGTCCAGAAGACCTTGGGTGATCTTGTAAGCGCCCTCATATTCGGCGACTTCTTCACCCATCACAAAGACATCTTCGCTGCTGCGCATCTCTTCGGCCATGGCGTCGCGCAGGGCTTCACGGACGGTCTGGCTGACCATCTCGGTGCCTTCGGGATAATCGGGGCTTTCATCCACCTCGGGTGCGGCCGGGGTGGCGGCAGCCGCGGCGACCGGCGCGGGCGCTGCGGCCTCTGCGGCGGGGGCTTCGGCTGCAGGCGCGGCTGCGGAGGAGACCGCATCCTCGACGCTTTCCCCTTCTTCAACAAGGATCGCGATGGGCGTGTTCACTTTTACGCCCTCAGAGCCCTCGTCGATGAGGATCTTGCCGACGATACCTTCGTCGACGGCCTCGAATTCCATCGTGGCCTTGTCTGTTTCGATCTCGGCTAGAATATCGCCGGAATTCACGGTATCGCCTTCCTTGACCAGCCATTTGGCCAGTGTGCCTTCCTCCATGGTCGGCGACAGGGCGGGCATCAGAATTTCAGTTGCCATAGTCTCAGTCTCTCCCCTCAGGCGCTCTTTTGCGGAATATCGTCGGCGTAAATATCGGTCCAAAGCTCCTCGAGCGCGGGCTCGGGGCTCTCTTTGGCGAAATCAGCGGACTTGTTGACGATATCCTTGATCTCTTTGTCGATGGCTTTGAGGTCTTCCTCGGAGGCGTGCTTGCCGGTGAGCAGCATCTCGCGGACCTGTTCGATCGGATCGCGTTCCTCGCGCATTTTCTGCACTTCCTCGCGGGTCCGGTATTTCGCCGGGTCCGACATGGAGTGGCCGCGATAGCGGTAGGTTTTGACCTCGAGGATATAGGGACCCTTGCCCGCGCGGCAGTGGGCCACGGCGCGCTCGCCGGCCTCTTTCACGGCCAGAACGTTCATGCCGTCCACTTCTTCGCCCTTGATGCCGTAGGCCTCGCCGCGCTTCCAGAGCGCGGGCGACTTGGTGGAGCGCTGGACGCTCGTGCCCATGGCGTATTGGTTATTTTCAATGACAAAAATCACCGGCAGATCCCAGAGCTGCGCCATGTTGTAGGTCTCGTAGACCTGGCCCTGGTTCGCCGCGCCATCGCCAAAATAGGTGAAGGTCACGCGGTCGTTGCCCTTGTATTTGTCGGAAAAGGCAAGGCCTGCGCCGAGCGGCACCTGCGCGCCGACGATGCCGTGGCCACCATAGAAATGCTTCTCCTTGGAGAACATGTGCATGGAGCCGCCCTTGCCCTTGGAGTAGCCGCCCTCGCGACCGGTGAGTTCGGCCATCACGCCGCCGGCATCCATGCCGCAGGCGAGCATGTGCCCGTGGTCGCGATATGAGGTGACGCGTTTGTCGCCTTCTTCTGCGGCGGCCTCAAGGCCGACCACAACGGCTTCCTGACCGATGTAGAGGTGGCAGAAACCGCCAATCAACCCCATGCCGTAGAGCTGACCCGCCTTTTCCTCGAATCGCCGGATCAACAGCATTTCGCGGTAGTACTTGGTCAGTTCTTCGGCGGAAACATTTGATTTCTGAGCGCTTTTTCTTGCGGCCATAACGGCTTGCTCCCCCTAAAGCTTAGGTAGTTTAACACTAAACTATCTCATAGTGTATTTTGCTCCAGCATGCGAGGGATAATCTCGAAGCAGTTGAAATCCGGCTTGGATTTGCTGTTTTTTGCACCAAAACAGGCCCCACATCTGGCAGTCTTCTGGCCCCAGCGAGCGCCGCTTGCTGTGCGACGGAACCGCTGTGACAACTGCGGCAGGGTGGCGGGTTGCGCGCACAAAATCAAGCCCGGGCGCCGCGCAGCGGATCTGCGCAACGTCCCCGCGATGAGACATCCGCCCAACGGGAGGCTTGCGGGCGCTCTGGGAGTGAAAACAAGAGAGATCTGGGGGCTCTATGTGGGACCTGAGCGCGCAAGCATCAAACCGCGGTCAATATCAAGGGGGGCACAGGCGATTGGGCGTCAAGCCGCGTGGATCAGTCGATGATGATCTCATCGGCGCGCGCCATGCCCAGCACCGAGCGCGCTTGTTCATCCAGAAGATCCAGATCGAGATAGTCATCCGACAGGCGCCGGGTGAGGTTTTCCATCCGCGCGATTTCCACTTCGAGCCGCTCCAGATCCTTGGCCAGCCCGTCGGCCTCGGCCTGCAGCTCCACTCGCCGGAACAGGCCAAAATCCCCCTGCACGGCGGCAAAGGTGAAATAGGCGCTCAAAAGGAACGCTGCGGCAAAGAACAGCAAGGTGCCCAGAGAAGGCGTGGATTTTCGCGTCACGTTGATGGTGCCTGTAAAGATCTTGCTCGATTGCGCCGGTTTGTCCGGCGTCTGAGAGGGTTATGGCACAGGCACCGGCGCCTGTGAATCCCCAAAAGGGTTAACACTGCATGGTGTCGCATAGGCGGAACAGGTGGGCGAGGCTCTTGTCTTCTGGAAAGGAGACGTGCGACGTCAGAATGCCTCTGGCGGTCCAAAATGACGCAGTTTGGCGCTGGAACGCGTGTTTCTCTAGCGAACGATACGTTTAAGTCTCGACCGAACGATCTCCACCAGTTCTGGTTGCATGCATTCACAGGTGTCCGGAATGTCGAGGCAGACAATCCGCTTGCCCTTGAGGTGAGACCCCATGTGACGCTTGAGCCGAGAAAGCTGGGACTTTTCCATCACCGCAATCGTGTCGGCCCACAGCAAGTGATCGCGACTGACGCGTTCATCGGAGTCGGCACTTAGTCCCGCAAAATCAGTTGGCTGACCGAGTTGCTCCGCCGCAATGGTCGCAGCAGTTGGACTTCTTTTTCGACCCTTGCCGCAGATAAACAGTAGATTTCCCATCGATGAAACATCACCCCAACATGTTTCAGTATTCAAGCATAACATGTGTTTTGCGTCTGCACGCTCGACCTTTGCCGGGGGTGTTCTATGCGTGACGATAGAGCGACGTGGCAGGCTATATGACATAGGCCGCGTTCGTTTTTAGGCCGACGCCCCCCTGTCAGGAGGGTTTCCTAAAAAACACCCGGCGCAGAGGATGCGCCGGGATGTATCGGTAGATGCCTTGCGGATCAGGCCGCGCGGGCGGGAGCTGCGGTGCTAGAGCTTGCCTGCCCACCGGTAAAGCCTTCTAG
This window contains:
- a CDS encoding cold-shock protein, with translation MANGTVKWFNSTKGYGFIAVEGRSNDVFVHISAVERSGLTGLADGQAVTFEIQSGRDGRESATDLALA
- the cysE gene encoding serine O-acetyltransferase; this translates as MLDTHKAVRQIDPVWGRITEEAERAVAEQPLMGGLIHACILHHKTLDKALSYRIAAKLCSNEMSMVILREIVDGAYEAEPALVEAARADLMAVFERDPACHRLLQPILYFKGYQAIQAYRVGHWLWQQGDWDLAYFFQMRISEIFGVDIHPAAKIGKGIMIDHAHSIVIGETAVVGDNVSMLHSVTLGGTGKEEEDRHPKIEDGVLIGAGAKVLGNIRIGHCSRIAAGSVVLQEVPPCKTVAGVPAKIVGEAGCDQPSVSMNQVLAGK
- a CDS encoding DUF1330 domain-containing protein yields the protein MTAYIIGQLQIQSRDWMEEYYAKVPQVLEAHGGRFLVRGGDPARMEGMDPTPDAAVVLEFPDRAHAEAFWNSDAFQALAQLRRTGSSLNAILVDKLPDA
- a CDS encoding pyruvate dehydrogenase complex dihydrolipoamide acetyltransferase — its product is MPTEILMPALSPTMEEGTLAKWLVKEGDTVSSGDLIAEIETDKATMEFEAVDEGVVGKILIAEGSEGVKVNTPIAVLLEDGESADDIDTSAATPEAAPAADAAAEEAPAAAEKAAAPAAATPAPAAPAAADGSRIFASPLARRIAADKGLDLSAIKGSGPRGRIIKVDVENATAAPKADAQTDAQAAAAPAASASPAPVAAPAGPSADQVAKMYEGRSFEEVKLDGMRKTIAARLTEAKQTIPHFYLRRDIQLDALLKFRAQLNKQLEGRGVKLSVNDFIIKAVALALQSVPDANAVWAGDRVLKMKASDVAVAVAIDGGLFTPVLQDADMKSLSALSSEMKDLATRARDRKLAPHEYQGGSFAISNLGMFGIDNFDAIVNPPHAGILAVGSGVKKPVVGADGELTVATVMSVTMSVDHRVIDGALGADLLKAIVDNLENPMVMLA
- a CDS encoding pyruvate dehydrogenase complex E1 component subunit beta, yielding MATEILMPALSPTMEEGTLAKWLVKEGDTVNSGDILAEIETDKATMEFEAVDEGIVGKILIDEGSEGVKVNTPIAILVEEGESVEDAVSSAAAPAAEAPAAEAAAPAPVAAAAATPAAPEVDESPDYPEGTEMVSQTVREALRDAMAEEMRSSEDVFVMGEEVAEYEGAYKITQGLLDEFGSKRVIDTPITEHGFAGIATGAAFGGLRPVVEFMTFNFAMQAIDHIINSAAKTLYMSGGQMGAPMVFRGPNGAAARVAAQHSQDYAAWYMQIPGLKVAMPYSAADAKGLLKSAIRDPNPVIFLENEILYGKSFEVPKLDDYTVPFGKAKIWRKGDDVTIVSFGIGMTYALDAADKLAEDGINAEVIDLRTLRPMDLPTVIKSVMKTNRLVTVEEGWPQGSVGSYIASEVMQQAFDYLDAPVAVCTGKDVPMPYAANLEKHALITTDEVIEAVKQVTYR
- the pdhA gene encoding pyruvate dehydrogenase (acetyl-transferring) E1 component subunit alpha, giving the protein MAARKSAQKSNVSAEELTKYYREMLLIRRFEEKAGQLYGMGLIGGFCHLYIGQEAVVVGLEAAAEEGDKRVTSYRDHGHMLACGMDAGGVMAELTGREGGYSKGKGGSMHMFSKEKHFYGGHGIVGAQVPLGAGLAFSDKYKGNDRVTFTYFGDGAANQGQVYETYNMAQLWDLPVIFVIENNQYAMGTSVQRSTKSPALWKRGEAYGIKGEEVDGMNVLAVKEAGERAVAHCRAGKGPYILEVKTYRYRGHSMSDPAKYRTREEVQKMREERDPIEQVREMLLTGKHASEEDLKAIDKEIKDIVNKSADFAKESPEPALEELWTDIYADDIPQKSA
- a CDS encoding FtsB family cell division protein; the encoded protein is MTRKSTPSLGTLLFFAAAFLLSAYFTFAAVQGDFGLFRRVELQAEADGLAKDLERLEVEIARMENLTRRLSDDYLDLDLLDEQARSVLGMARADEIIID
- a CDS encoding low molecular weight protein tyrosine phosphatase family protein, giving the protein MGNLLFICGKGRKRSPTAATIAAEQLGQPTDFAGLSADSDERVSRDHLLWADTIAVMEKSQLSRLKRHMGSHLKGKRIVCLDIPDTCECMQPELVEIVRSRLKRIVR